GTGTATGTTCCTGGGATTGCCCCTCtttgatggtttgtactgtggggGTATCCTGCACAACCatcctgtgaaaagttctgtgggctgtaacaatacttgaacttgcctcccagcatttgaattgctttggaaatgctctaGTGGaaagttctcgagacactaaatcatcttagaaaacattacatggcaagtccacatattgtcaaattcGTCTAGATACgcttttagtgaattaactgaagtgtaatactgtatggctattcataaacaccacagcctctactgaagaattcccatctggatcctggcttacactgggagttcctgggtggggaaagcagctgacacaaatacctctgttttgttttacttatttatcTATTATTATTGGTTGTTGTTAAATGTATGGTCATTGTCCAATGTACTCTTTTCACTTTCCACCTTTTATTCATCATGTAACATTCGTGTCACCACTCCTGAGGGATCACTGAGTGTtgtctgtggcaaattgaatgattctaattgttgcCTAAGATTGATGACAATGGTGAAGTTGTTAAATTGCCCAGGGTATGCAgaaaatagcccatgttcctgtccaaagCTGGAAAGGCCCagactttgatttcttttcctggcttccaggtggcccatgggtcaaacgtaCCCTATTTTCTCTACTGTATGTTGTTGCAGCTCTTGTGTTTGTACcttgtatgattccatgttttattcaacttGTACAAGGTGTTGTATCCTCCATGTACTTTGTAACcacttcaactgatgatggacaagtccaacagatcagggcaacatttgtaaccaatCCCAGAAATCTTTCCTAGTAATTGCGTAACGATTcacttccccttctccccctcctccttccctcctgcttctttgctttttttttttttttttttctcccttttcttttcctcaccaccatggagggtcacttatgcttcatttcaagcaatctttgagccacggggtggtgtgaaagtccttctttgttttttggctcaaagcttgcttcctgaggtatttcttgtgataagactgagTGATTTGttaaggaggcaagtgatgggtgctaaccgtgtgacaaccaatatcgctttgggaacatttgaaagccccttcctccagagctgcttgctctgtagaagagcggatcagagtgctcaggagtgttcactggccGAAGATCcggcctgtgactaaacagctccagctaggtgtgggaaaactgggggatgataccattgtgttctgtgagaaacaggatgcagatgggcatccctgcttcctcttatctgctggcaaggcccggaagatgagaacaaaggagtttctgctgagatcccagagccagaagctgccactccaaagacagctgactcaaccactttgaaaccattgaaaaggggccgtcatcaccatggtcgttgTCATGGTCGTTAGTAGAACAACTCTGcccgacgacccaccactactgaagatcaaagactgaactacgaaccatgctggatccatggtggtgactgtgtccctcttgctgcctataaagactccttgcttattctcttctatcttttctatcgccctccttcccttccccattaccctaattcataatagtgtccatcctccccttccccatttccctgattaagatttgtaatcaactggtcggaccaacattgGAACCGTTGCTTCTTCATCTCACACTGGGTATagagataataaaagaacctcctctccctcctataaattggagcgagacacatacatacataaaatataaagatCCATCACTGGGAACGATGTGAGGAAGTCGTGCAAATTATTGAAGCAAGGATATTGCATGCTGAAACACTTTGTTGAGGGCATGCTTGATCTCCTTGTTCCTCATGCTGTAAATAATAGGGTTCAGTGTTGGAGGAACCACTGAGTAGAGAATTGCCACCGCCAGATCCAGGAATGGGGAGGAAATGGAGAAGGGCTTCAGGTATGCAAACACCACAGTGCTGAGAAACAGGGAGACCACAGCCAGGTGAGGGAGGCACGTGGAGAAGGCTTTGTGCCATCCCTGCTCAGAGGGCAtcttcagcacagccctgaagATCTGCAcataagagaaaagaatgaaagcaaaacacccAAAAAGCACAAGTGCACTAACCGCAATAAGTGTAAATTCCCTGAGATAGGATTTTGAGCAGGAGAGCTTGAGGATCTGGGGgatttcacagaagaactgTTTCACTGTATTGCCTTGGCAGAGAGGCAGTGAAAATGTgttggcagtgtgcagcagggaATAGAGAAGTCCAGTggcccaggcagctgctgccatggtggCACAAGCTCTGCTGTCCATCAAGGTCCCGTAGTGCAGGGGCTTGCAGATGGCAACGTAGCGGTCATAGGACATGATGGTGAGAATGCAATACTCTGCACCAAAGAAAAGTAGTAAAAAGAAGACTTGTACAGCACATCCTGCATAGGAGATGTGCCTGGTGTCCCAGAGGGCATTGGCCATGGCTTTGGGGAGAGTGgtggagatgcagcccaggtcGAGGAGGGCGaggttgaggaggaagaagtacatGGGGGTGTGCAGGCGGTGGTGGCAGGCTAcggctgtgctgatgaggccgttgcccaggagggcagccaggtagatgcccagcaagagccagaagtgcaggagctgcagctgccgcgTGTCTGCCAATGCCAGGaggaggaactggctgatggagctgctgttgggCATCTGCAGTTCCTGGGCATGGAGTCCTGTGCAGACTGCAGAAGATAACGACAAGTCAAGGCCATTCTCAGAGTCACTCCTCCTGCTATATTATAATACCTTCACTTTCTCTTTAGCAAAtgttccattggctccatttaATTTCATGAAGCTCCACTACTTATAAGCAGAGGAAGCATCTGAAGCTTTaatctttctctcattttctagTCTTATCCCATCTCCTCagatattttcatctgtttcatgTCTCATATCTTTACCCCAACTGCTCTTTGAGCCCACAACCCTAACCTCTGTGCACTGTCTGTTAGTGAAATCTGTCTGTTTGTGGGATAAGTGCATTATTCATGTCTGCAGAAAATGACAATAATTTCAACAGGTTCAATCCTTTGAGAAAGGAGAGGCTGATTGCATGTGCCTGTACACAAAACAAGCTattgattaaagaaaaatttgggAGTCTCAGAGCTGTGTTCAAAGTTGACAGCCCCTTTTAGATTTCTGCCTTCATTCATCCTTCACTCAGAATAGGAAAAGGAATATCCTTGCCTTGCCTCTCCTCTTGCAACATGCCCTTAGAAACACTCTGGGTGCAGTGTAGCTATGAGCTCCCTgtcccaggcagcagctgtggcagctgAAGGCCCCtgtcctgccctgccctgccctgttGGGGGGCTCCTTCCCCCCCCACGTCTCCCCGCAGCTCCCCGGGCAGGCTGAGTGCTgagcctggcaggcagcagagtccctgccccagcacacagcccctggggcacagcagggacctgctctgcagggacacGCAGccctcagggctgtgctctgatgCTGCAGCATGGAAGACCTTAGATGGAGCAGTTTTTAATCCACAATTAAGAAACAGAGTTAATGCATCCTGACCTGCAATGGGATGTTCCAAATTCAGTGACTCCTGCAGTTAAACCCAGAACACTGTGTGCAGTGAGAGACTTACCTAGTTAAGGGCTGTGAGACATGCTTCTCCAGTGAGCTCACAGCCGGCTAAGGTGCCACACAGCCTGTAAGCTCTCTTTGTTCAGCTCAGTCACCTGCAGATcatgctcccagccctgctttgtGGTgaacaggagctgctcctgggcacagctgtctccctgcagtgctgcccttgTAGGAGCTCCCTGCGTCCCAGGAGCctggcccagcacagcagtagAGGATGTGAGTTTTATCCTCAGCGCTCCGCTCCCTTGAGATGTCCCTGGGTCTCCATGGCCAACAGCTCCTGAAAGACAAAAGGGATATGATTGTAATTTGGAATCTGCTGAATTTGTGCCATCGAGAAGCCATCCAGAAGATCCTTGGAGAGCACAGGTGACGGCTTATGGACCAAGCTGTAGAGAAACCTATGAGGAGTGATGCCCTGCTGGATCACATGCTAACTGTCAAGGAAGGGCTTGTGGGGAATGTGAAGATCAAAGAGAACTTGGGCTGCATTGCCCATGGGATGGCGGAGCTGAGGAGTCTGAAGGGGGGACAAAAGAGAAGCTCACAGCTTTGGGCATCAGGAGAGCACATCTTGGCTTCTTCAAGTGTCTGTGAGGTACAGTGTTGTGGCAGGGTAAAGCTCTGAGAGGAATAAGGTAAAAAATTATGTTAACTATTTAAGGATAACTGCTTGCAAGCAGAATAAGTCCATTCCAAGGAAGAGGAAACCAGGTAAAAATGTCTGAAGTCCTGCATGACTGGGAAAGATCAACCTGGTCAAACCCAAACACAAAAAGGAAGCATGCAATTACTGGTGCTTGTAAACTGTGGTGGAAAATCTCTGAGACAGACACCTCCTTCCTGAGCATCAGCTGAGGGCCAGAAGGGAGGTATTCTTCACCATCCTGAATGccaccacagccctgtgcttAGGGCACCCAGTGTGCCTTTTGCATCTGTCCCCATGGGGCATGGGGTGTTATTCTGCTGACCAAATGGATGAGCTCACAACAGAAGAGCCAGATCTTCCTCTCAGCTCCATCTGTGAAGCTTTCACTGATGACACCTTATTAGTCTGCTCAGGACTCTCATTTGAATGGCATCAGAAGAAGTCTAGGGTCATGCCATTTCCCAGATGACAGGAAGCTGGCAAGCATTTCCCAGTTTTAAACAAGAGCAAGAAAGAGCACATAGGCAATTCTGgacctgtcagtctcacttcaGTACCTGATGTaatcatggaaaaaatgatGCTGGGAGTTACCGAAAAAACACCTGAGGGACAATTCTGTCATTGGTCACAGCCAACACAAGTTCATGAGGGGAAAGTCTTATTAAACTTAATGTCCTTTTATGACAAGATCACACATCCAGTGGACCAAGGGAAGCCAACTGAGGTTATTCTTGAGAATTTCAGTGAAGCTTTTGATGCTCTTTCTTAGATACTTCTTCTGGACAATTTTTCTGCACAGGGCTAGACAGAAACATAATGTGATGGGGGAGCAGTTGGCCGGTGGGTCTGGCTGAAATGGCTCCATCAAAGGGGGTTCCATCATGCTGGTGGATGGTCACTAGCAGGGTTCCGCAGGGCTCCATCTGAGGGCCAGTTCTCTATAATGTTTTCATCAGTGACTTGCCTACAGGACTAAGAAGATGTTTTGAATACATTTGTTGATATAAATGATGTTATATTTGATGATATCAAGTTGGGTAGAGCTGTTTCCTCTACTGAGGGTAGAGAAAACTTTCAGAGAGATGTGGACAAGTTAGAGAACTGGGTAAGCACCAACCACATGAAGTGTAACAAGAACAAGTGCCTGACTCAGCACCTGCAtcctcacctggagcactgggTGCAATTCTGGGCACCTCAAAACATAAAGGACATAAAACGATGGCAGACTGTCTTAAGGAGGGCTCTAGAACTCAGAGATCTGAAGTTCAAAGTTTCATTA
This genomic interval from Lagopus muta isolate bLagMut1 chromosome 32, bLagMut1 primary, whole genome shotgun sequence contains the following:
- the LOC125686188 gene encoding olfactory receptor 14A16-like, which produces MPNSSSISQFLLLALADTRQLQLLHFWLLLGIYLAALLGNGLISTAVACHHRLHTPMYFFLLNLALLDLGCISTTLPKAMANALWDTRHISYAGCAVQVFFLLLFFGAEYCILTIMSYDRYVAICKPLHYGTLMDSRACATMAAAAWATGLLYSLLHTANTFSLPLCQGNTVKQFFCEIPQILKLSCSKSYLREFTLIAVSALVLFGCFAFILFSYVQIFRAVLKMPSEQGWHKAFSTCLPHLAVVSLFLSTVVFAYLKPFSISSPFLDLAVAILYSVVPPTLNPIIYSMRNKEIKHALNKVFQHAISLLQ